The proteins below come from a single Malus sylvestris chromosome 3, drMalSylv7.2, whole genome shotgun sequence genomic window:
- the LOC126614866 gene encoding uncharacterized protein LOC126614866 encodes MKGGRNRPQVSNEDEKTTCKILHDSSSSKQKVEKRKPKNIEVSSTSRPKKTSSSSRGNHDIPTRTEASSPTGSSESVGSNSYLLNVPKHDKETEVSQNKE; translated from the exons ATGAAAGGAGGAAGAAACCGACCGCAAGTTTCAAACGAGGACGAGAAAACTACTTGCAAGATTCTTCATGACAGTTCCTCTTCAAAACAGAAGGTTGAAAAAAGAAAGCCAAAAAACATTGAGGTCTCTAGTACTAGTAGGCCAAAAAAGACTTCTTCAAGTTCAAGAG GAAATCATGATATTCCCACCAGGACAGAGGCATCGAGTCCAACTGGCTCAAGTGAAAGCGTTGGATCCAATTCCTACCTGTTGAATGTTCCAAAACATGACAAGGAGACTGAAGTAAGCCAAAATAAGGAGTGA